CAAAGGTCGCTTCCCGCTCGCTGTCGGTAAATCCCACTTTATCCGGATATGTTTCTGCCGTCTTTTCAAAATATTCTAAAATGTTTTTCATCGATTTATTTCTCCGGATTTACTGCAGTTTTTCGATCAGAGCCATGATTGCTTCCGGGGACTGGAAATTCTCCGGAACCACTTCACTGACCGGAATCTCCACATCAAACTCGTCAGAAATATCTGAGATCAGATTCAGGATTGTCATGGAATCCAGATCTCCGCTCTCTACCAGATCTGTACGTCCCTCCAGCGGAATTCCCGGTAACAGGTCTTCTAAAATCTCCATCAGTTCTTTCATCGTTTTTCTCCTTTCTCTTGTCCGTTTTTTTATTTCTTCAGGTCACCAAGTACCGTTTCTCCAAATACTTTGGAAAATGCTCTGGCGCTGTCTCCGTTCATATGGCCGTCATAATCCACATAATTTGCCAGATCATGACCATATGCACCGTAATATTCTCTGTTAAAGTTATAGTAAGGAACGCCCTGCTCCTTAAAATATTCCGTGAAATAATCCCAGGCCTGTCGATAACTGTCCTCTTCCTGCACCAGCATGGTAGCTGCAAGCGGCATCGTTGTAGCAATGAATTCCACATCATTTTCCCGACACAGCTCGATCAGTCTGGTCAGATAATCCATATTGGTCTGTTTGACATCCGCCGCCGTAAATAAGGTCGGAGAATAAGACGGGAAATTCTCCACAGCCACCGGATATTTCTCGATAAATCCGTTCTCGTGGTATTCCTGCGCCTGTCCTTTCAGATAGGACACATCATAGTTTCCCGTGGTTTTCTGATAAACGGTATCCTTCATCTTCGACAGTTCATACTGCAGAGAATACTCATGAAACGCAAACAGCGGATATCGGAAATCGCAGTCCAGCATGGTATCGAAATAATATTCCACCTTTGTCATAGACATGGGAAATTCGTGATAAAACAGACAGTAGTTATTTCCCTTCTCTTTTTCCGTCGTAAAATATCCCGGAGACAGTTCGAAAATCACAGC
This window of the Mediterraneibacter butyricigenes genome carries:
- a CDS encoding acyl carrier protein, with product MKELMEILEDLLPGIPLEGRTDLVESGDLDSMTILNLISDISDEFDVEIPVSEVVPENFQSPEAIMALIEKLQ